TGGCGCTGCGCTACGGCACCCTGCTGGGTGCCGTGGCGGCGCTGGTGGTGGTCGGTGCCTGGTGGGTGTTCTACGGCCAGGGCACGTTTCCCCGCATGTATTTCCTGGGCGGCCTGATGATGATGCTGGTGGGCGGCCAATACGGCGATATCTGGGGCGCGCGGCTGTCGCGGGCCCGCATCGTCAACGGCTACCTGAACGACCGGCTGGCGGCGCTCACCAAGAACCACTTCCTGCTGCGCCTGTCGCACGAGCGGCTGGAGAACGACCTGCTGGCCAAGCCGACCACGCTGCGCGACACGCTCACGCAGCTGCGCAGCCTGGCGCTGGCCGCGCGCGAGCATGCCAGCGGCGACGATGCGCCCGACGTGGCCCAGCTGCCCGGCGCGACGCAGTTCCTGCAGTGGGCCGCGCAGGCCTGCCAGCTGGAAGTCGCGGCCATGGTGCGCGTGACCGGCAACCGGGTCGATCCGGAGCCGGTGGCGCGCGTCGGCGCCGCGTTCGAGGTTGTCGCCGACGATCCGCTGATCCGCCACTGCATCGATACCCATACCCTCGGCCATCCGCAGGCGCCCGAGCTGCGCCAGGAGGACGGCTCGCGCTACGTGGCCTGCGCACCGATCCTGTCGGGCGCCGACGAGCTGATCGGCGTGGTGGTGGTGCAGCAGATGCCGTTCCTGTCGCTGTCGTACGAGAACCTGCAGTTCCTGCTCGTGCTGCTCGGCTACTACGCCGACGGCGTGCGCCACCTGACCGTCAGTTCGGAGATCCTCGATCTGGTGCCGGATGCGCCGTACGAGTTCGCGCTGGATCTCGGCCGCCTGGCGCGCCTGCACCGCGACACCGGCATCGACTCTTCCGTGGTGGCGCTGACCTTCGGCAACGACGAGGCCAGCGATGCCCTGTTCGAGCACGTGGTGCGCAGCCGGCGTGCGCTCGATGTGGTCTGGCAGATGCGCGGCAGTGCGTGCCGCGCCATCGTCACGCTGATGCCGCTGTCGGGGGCGGGCGCGGTGTCGGCCTACCTGGTGCGCATCGAGGACAGCCTGCGCGCGCAGTTCGGCGTCGATTTCGAGGCCGCGCAGGTCAACGTGCAGACGCTGTACGTGACCGGCGAGCACCCGGGCGAGGCGCTCGCGCGCTTCATCGGACGCTGTCACCTGGACGGCTGAGGCGCGCATGTTCAAGCTCACGCTCAGCGGCGTTGCGGCGCAGATCGCGGCGGTGGCCATGGCCTTGCATGCGGGCAACAGCCTGCCGCTGCTGCTGTCCTGCATGATGACGCAGGGCATGGCCGCCCTGCTGATCGGCCTGGCCGCCTGGCGCCTGCTGCCGCGCCGCTACCGCGTGCCGTTCGTCTGGAGCTACGGCTACCTGGTGACGCTGTGCTTCGTCATCCCGGTGGCGGGTTGCCTGCTGGTGCTCGGCAGCGCGCTGATCGGCAAGATGTTCCCCGAGCCGAAGCAGAAGAGCGCGCTTGCCGAGGTCGGCCTGCCGGTCTTCGTGGCCCACCTGATCTCGCGCGTGACGCACGGCGGCGGCGCCCGGCTGCGGGCGCAGCTCGGCAACACGCGCGCGCCGGTGCAGAGCCGCATGACGGCGCTGGTCGCCATGCAGACCATGCCGACCCGCACCGCCAGTCCGGTGCTGCGCGACCTGCTGGCCGATCCGGTGGACGACATCCGCCTGCTGGCCTACGGCATGCTCGACAGCGCCGAGAAGGTGCTGATGCAGAAGATCCTGGCCGAGCTGCCGCGGCTGGAGGAGGCGGCCACCACGCCGGAGGCCCGCTACGAGATCAACAAGCGCCTGGCCGACCTGTACTGGGAGCTGATCTACCAGAACCTGGTGCAGGGCGATGTCTACCGCTATACCGCCGAGCAGGTCGAGCGCTATGCCAGCGCCGCGCTGGACATCCTGCCCGGTAACGCCGCGCTGTGGTACATGCGCGGCCGGCTGGCGCTGTCGCGCCGCGAGGCCGACGTGGCCGAGTCGCACCTGCGCCGGGCCGAGGCCCTGGGCTTCCCGCGCGACCGCCTGCTGCCGCCGCTGGCCGAGGCCTGCTACCTGCGCCGCGACTATGCCGGCGCGCGGGCCGCGCTGGCGCAGTTCTCCAGCCGCTCGCCGCTACCGCTGCTGCGCCCGCTGTTGCGCTACTGGACATCATGACCGACGAATTCCCGCGTGCCGAATCCGCCGATGTCGCACTGCTGCTTGAAGGGACCTTTCCCTATGTGAGCGGCGGGGTGTCGAGCTGGGTCAACCAGATGATCCGGGCCTTTCCGGACATCCGCTTCGCCCTCGTCTTCATCGGCAGCCGCCGCGAAGACTACGGCAAGCCGGTCTACGCCCTGCCCGACAACGTGGTGCACGTGGAGTGCCACTACCTGTACGACTTTCCCGCGCCGCCGCTGGTGCAGGCCAGCGGCGGCGATACCCGGGCCTTCGATCGCTCGCGCAAGCTGCATGACGCGCTGCGCGACCCGGCCAACCACGGCGAGACCGCCGAGCTGATCCGCGCCTCCATCGCCGACCTGCGTGAGGACGGCCCGCTGGCCGAGGAGCAGTTCCTCTACAGCCACCGCGCCTGGGAGATGATGACGGACTACTACCGGCGCTACTGCACCGACCCGTCGTTCACCGACTACTTCTGGACCGTGCGCATCATGCACAAGCCGCTGTGGATGCTGGTGCGCATTGCCGAGAACCTGATCCCGGTGAAGGTGTTCCACACCATCTCCACCGGCTACGCGGGGTTCCTGGGCGCGCTGCTGCGCTACCGCTGGGGACGGCCGCTGCTGGTCTCGGAGCACGGCATCTACACCAAGGAACGCAAGATCGACCTGTTCCAGAGCCAGTGGATTCGCGACAACCGCAGCATCTTCGAGAAGGACATCTCGCAGATCAGCTATTTCCGCGACCTGTGGGTGCGCTTCTTCGAGACCATCGGCCGGGTCTGCTATGACGCCGCCGAAGACATCATCTCGCTGTACGAGGGCAACCGCCTGCGGCAAGTGCTCGACGGCGCGCCGGCGCAGAAGACCCGCAACATCCCCAACGGCATCAATCTGCCGCGCCTGGCCGCGCTGCGCGACCGGCGCGGGCCCAGCGTGCCGCGCGTGATGTGCCTGATCGGCCGGGTGGTGCCGATCAAGGACGTGAAGACGTTCATCCGCGCCATGCTGACCATCACGCGCGAGATGCCCGACGCCGAAGGCTGGATCGCCGGCCCGGAAGACGAAGACCCCGACTACGCGCAGGAATGCCACAGCCTGGCCGAGAGCCTGGGGCTGGGCGAGCGCATCAAGTTCCTCGGCTTCCAGAAGATCGACGATGTGCTGCCCAAGGTCGGGGTGCTGGTGCTGAGCTCGATCAGCGAGGCGCTGCCGCTGGTGGTGCTGGAAGGGTTTGCCGCCGGCGTGCCGTCGGTCACCACCGATGTCGGCTCGTGCCGCCAGCTGCTGTTCGGCCTGGACGGCGACGACGCGGCGCTGGGCGCGGCGGGCGCCGTGGTGCGCATCGCCGACCCGGCCGCGCTGGCCGCCGAGGTGCTGAACCTGCTGAGCGACGAGTCCCGCTGGTACGCCGCGCAGGCCGCCGGCATCGCCCGCGTCGAGCGCTACTACACGCAGGAGATGATGGTCGGCAGCTACCGCGAGCTGTATGAGCGCCTGCGCGCGCAGCCGGACATGCCCACCGGGCCGGGCGCCAAGGCCGCCGCCGCGGCGTGTCCGCATCACCAGGGAGCGCGCTGATGGCCGGCATCGGTTTCGAACTGCGCAAGATGCTCCGGCGCGACAGCCTGCTCGGGCTGCTGCGCGCCTACACCTACGCCGGCATCATCAGTTCCGGGCCGTGGATCCTGTCGATCGTGGGGATCCTGCTGATCGGTATCCTGAGCCTGCCGTTCGTGATTCCCGGCGTGCTCATCACGCAGTTCCAGGTGTCCGTCACCTACCTGATCGCGGTGAGCCTGATCGTGACCGGGCCGCTGCAGCTCGCGCTTACGCGGTTCACGTCCGACCGCCTGTTCGAGAAGCGCGCCGACCTGGTGCTGCCCAACTACCACGCGGTGTCGTTCGTCATCACCCTGGGGGCGGCCTGGCTGGGGTCGATCGTCGTGCTGTTCGTGTTCCCGCAGCAGTCGGCCATCTACCGGGTGCTGATGCTGGCCGGCTTCGTGGTCATGTGCAACATCTGGATCGCGGTGATCTTCCTGTCGGGCATGAAGCAGTACAAGGCCATCGTCTGGACCTTCCTGGTCGGCTACACGATGACCGTGCTGCTGGCGCTGCTGTTCAACCGGCTGGGGCTGGAGGGGCTGCTGCTGGGCTTCGTGACGGGGCAGCTGTGCCTGCTGATCGGCACGGTGGCGCTGATCTACCGCAATTTCACCGGGCGGCGCTTCATATCGTTCGAGGTGTTCAACCCGCGCCACGCCTATCCGTCGCTGATGCTGATCGGGCTGTTCTACAACCTGGGCATCTGGCTCGACAAGTTCATGTTCTGGTATGCCCCCGGCACGGGCCAGCAGGTGATCGGGCCGCTCAAGGCGTCGGTCATCTACGACATCCCGGTGTTCCTGGCCTACCTCGGCATCATCCCCGGCATGGCGGTGTTCCTCGTGCGCATCGAGACCGACTTCGTCGAGTACTACGACGCCTTCTACAACGCCGTGCGCGGTGGCGCCTCGCTCGAGCACATCGAAGACATGCGCAACACGATGGTGCTGACGATCCGCGCCGGCCTGTACGAGATCGTCAAGGTCCAGTCGATGGCC
The sequence above is a segment of the Ralstonia nicotianae genome. Coding sequences within it:
- the pelG gene encoding exopolysaccharide Pel transporter PelG, giving the protein MAGIGFELRKMLRRDSLLGLLRAYTYAGIISSGPWILSIVGILLIGILSLPFVIPGVLITQFQVSVTYLIAVSLIVTGPLQLALTRFTSDRLFEKRADLVLPNYHAVSFVITLGAAWLGSIVVLFVFPQQSAIYRVLMLAGFVVMCNIWIAVIFLSGMKQYKAIVWTFLVGYTMTVLLALLFNRLGLEGLLLGFVTGQLCLLIGTVALIYRNFTGRRFISFEVFNPRHAYPSLMLIGLFYNLGIWLDKFMFWYAPGTGQQVIGPLKASVIYDIPVFLAYLGIIPGMAVFLVRIETDFVEYYDAFYNAVRGGASLEHIEDMRNTMVLTIRAGLYEIVKVQSMAALLLFALGAALLRALHISELYLPLLYVDTLAASLQVVFLGVLNIFFYLDRRRVVMVLTGAFVVLNGILTWITLQLGPAWYGYGFAVALLLVVMASLTILDRKLDRLEYETFMLQ
- a CDS encoding PelD GGDEF domain-containing protein, producing the protein MGADTVQADPSTKARPAAAASDARQQDRRRNAQGIGASTWYGRLVAPTLTRRTPILETIGATMVAIGIVWLFEPNNPLLLGYGFPWIWLVPLILALRYGTLLGAVAALVVVGAWWVFYGQGTFPRMYFLGGLMMMLVGGQYGDIWGARLSRARIVNGYLNDRLAALTKNHFLLRLSHERLENDLLAKPTTLRDTLTQLRSLALAAREHASGDDAPDVAQLPGATQFLQWAAQACQLEVAAMVRVTGNRVDPEPVARVGAAFEVVADDPLIRHCIDTHTLGHPQAPELRQEDGSRYVACAPILSGADELIGVVVVQQMPFLSLSYENLQFLLVLLGYYADGVRHLTVSSEILDLVPDAPYEFALDLGRLARLHRDTGIDSSVVALTFGNDEASDALFEHVVRSRRALDVVWQMRGSACRAIVTLMPLSGAGAVSAYLVRIEDSLRAQFGVDFEAAQVNVQTLYVTGEHPGEALARFIGRCHLDG
- a CDS encoding tetratricopeptide repeat protein, whose amino-acid sequence is MFKLTLSGVAAQIAAVAMALHAGNSLPLLLSCMMTQGMAALLIGLAAWRLLPRRYRVPFVWSYGYLVTLCFVIPVAGCLLVLGSALIGKMFPEPKQKSALAEVGLPVFVAHLISRVTHGGGARLRAQLGNTRAPVQSRMTALVAMQTMPTRTASPVLRDLLADPVDDIRLLAYGMLDSAEKVLMQKILAELPRLEEAATTPEARYEINKRLADLYWELIYQNLVQGDVYRYTAEQVERYASAALDILPGNAALWYMRGRLALSRREADVAESHLRRAEALGFPRDRLLPPLAEACYLRRDYAGARAALAQFSSRSPLPLLRPLLRYWTS
- the pelF gene encoding GT4 family glycosyltransferase PelF, translated to MTDEFPRAESADVALLLEGTFPYVSGGVSSWVNQMIRAFPDIRFALVFIGSRREDYGKPVYALPDNVVHVECHYLYDFPAPPLVQASGGDTRAFDRSRKLHDALRDPANHGETAELIRASIADLREDGPLAEEQFLYSHRAWEMMTDYYRRYCTDPSFTDYFWTVRIMHKPLWMLVRIAENLIPVKVFHTISTGYAGFLGALLRYRWGRPLLVSEHGIYTKERKIDLFQSQWIRDNRSIFEKDISQISYFRDLWVRFFETIGRVCYDAAEDIISLYEGNRLRQVLDGAPAQKTRNIPNGINLPRLAALRDRRGPSVPRVMCLIGRVVPIKDVKTFIRAMLTITREMPDAEGWIAGPEDEDPDYAQECHSLAESLGLGERIKFLGFQKIDDVLPKVGVLVLSSISEALPLVVLEGFAAGVPSVTTDVGSCRQLLFGLDGDDAALGAAGAVVRIADPAALAAEVLNLLSDESRWYAAQAAGIARVERYYTQEMMVGSYRELYERLRAQPDMPTGPGAKAAAAACPHHQGAR